The following proteins are encoded in a genomic region of Streptomyces lunaelactis:
- a CDS encoding ABC transporter permease has protein sequence MTRLRTRGTRTPLVLALPALLAIAFLLMPLIGILARTTWGDLGSHLTTPGVTEALQLSLLVSFWALALSLLLGVPLAWLLARVDFPGKALVRSLVLLPMVLPPTVGGVALLLGFGRRGLLGPWLESTFGITLPFHTSGAVVAATFVAMPFLVISLEGALGGLRPRYEETAASLGASPVRVFFTVTLPMVAPGLIAGAALTWARALGEFGATITFAGNLPGTTQTLPLQVYLLLQNEPEAATSVSLLLLAIAMLVLIALRGRWTGVPSDRSHKPAPAAGDAEPPPAAVPQNLKAPAVEGGWPLHAEVTGFNELTLDAEPGTTIAVVGPNGAGKTTLLRALLGLTPRAHAALRLGDTDVTGLPPHRRGVAWVPQDGALFPHLNALANTAYGLRAQGVARAEARRDAQQWLDRLGVGHLAHRRPAQLSGGQAQRVALARALAARPRLLLLDEPLAALDQTTRARVRHTLRTHLDGFGGVCLIVTHDPVEAVSLADRVLVLDEGRALQDAPPAEVTRHPRSPWVARMLGRNAWPGTATGNGLALPGGGRLVVADPLPVGTEALAIIAPEAVAVHRDRPGGSPRNVWPGTVREITATGSRLRILVTSQQAPDLVAEITPQAAAELGLADGTSVWTSVKATEVVIVTL, from the coding sequence ATGACACGTCTGCGCACGCGCGGCACCCGCACCCCCCTCGTGCTCGCACTGCCCGCGCTTCTCGCGATCGCGTTCCTGCTGATGCCGCTGATCGGCATCCTCGCCCGTACGACATGGGGCGACCTCGGCAGCCACCTCACCACCCCCGGCGTCACCGAGGCCCTGCAACTGTCGCTGCTCGTCTCCTTCTGGGCGCTCGCGCTCTCGCTGCTGCTCGGGGTGCCGCTGGCCTGGCTGCTGGCCCGCGTCGACTTCCCCGGCAAGGCGCTCGTACGCTCCCTCGTACTGCTGCCGATGGTGCTGCCGCCCACCGTCGGAGGTGTCGCGCTCCTCCTCGGCTTCGGCCGCCGGGGTCTGCTCGGCCCGTGGCTGGAAAGCACCTTCGGCATCACGCTGCCCTTCCACACCTCGGGCGCCGTCGTCGCCGCGACGTTCGTGGCGATGCCGTTCCTCGTCATCAGCCTCGAAGGCGCGCTCGGCGGGCTGCGGCCGCGCTACGAGGAGACCGCGGCCTCGCTCGGAGCCTCGCCGGTACGGGTGTTCTTCACCGTCACCCTGCCCATGGTGGCCCCCGGGCTCATCGCCGGAGCAGCCCTCACCTGGGCGCGGGCACTCGGCGAGTTCGGCGCGACCATCACCTTCGCCGGCAATCTGCCCGGTACGACGCAGACCCTGCCCCTCCAGGTGTACCTGCTCCTCCAGAACGAGCCGGAGGCGGCGACCTCCGTCTCCCTGCTGCTGCTCGCCATCGCCATGCTGGTGCTCATCGCCCTGCGCGGCCGCTGGACCGGGGTGCCGAGCGACCGCTCGCACAAGCCCGCTCCCGCGGCGGGCGACGCGGAACCGCCCCCGGCCGCAGTCCCCCAGAACCTCAAGGCACCTGCTGTGGAAGGGGGCTGGCCGCTGCACGCCGAGGTCACCGGCTTCAATGAGCTCACCCTGGACGCCGAGCCCGGCACCACCATCGCCGTCGTCGGCCCCAACGGCGCCGGCAAGACCACCCTCCTGCGGGCCCTCCTCGGCCTCACCCCCCGCGCCCACGCGGCCCTGCGCCTCGGCGACACCGACGTCACCGGTCTGCCCCCGCACCGCCGCGGCGTGGCCTGGGTCCCCCAGGACGGCGCCCTCTTCCCGCACCTCAACGCCCTCGCCAACACGGCGTACGGGCTGCGCGCCCAGGGTGTCGCGCGCGCCGAGGCCCGCCGCGACGCCCAGCAGTGGCTCGACCGGCTCGGCGTCGGCCACCTGGCCCACCGCAGGCCCGCCCAGCTCTCCGGCGGACAGGCCCAACGCGTCGCCCTGGCACGGGCACTGGCCGCCCGCCCCCGGCTGCTGCTCCTCGACGAACCCCTCGCCGCCCTCGACCAGACCACCCGCGCCCGGGTACGCCACACCCTGCGCACCCACCTCGACGGCTTCGGCGGCGTCTGCCTGATCGTCACCCACGACCCCGTGGAGGCCGTGTCGCTGGCCGACCGGGTTCTCGTACTCGACGAGGGCCGCGCGCTCCAGGACGCGCCGCCCGCCGAGGTCACCCGCCACCCCCGCTCCCCGTGGGTGGCCCGGATGCTCGGCCGCAACGCCTGGCCGGGCACCGCCACCGGGAACGGTCTCGCGCTCCCCGGCGGCGGGCGGCTCGTCGTCGCGGATCCGCTGCCCGTGGGCACGGAGGCCCTCGCGATCATCGCTCCGGAGGCCGTCGCCGTACACCGCGACAGGCCCGGCGGCAGCCCGCGTAACGTCTGGCCGGGCACCGTTCGGGAAATCACCGCGACCGGCAGCAGGCTGCGCATCCTGGTCACCTCGCAGCAGGCACCCGATCTCGTCGCCGAGATCACCCCTCAGGCCGCGGCCGAACTCGGCCTCGCCGACGGGACTTCCGTATGGACCAGCGTCAAGGCGACGGAGGTCGTCATCGTGACGCTGTAG
- the modA gene encoding molybdate ABC transporter substrate-binding protein gives MSYAFNGRRTAAAVLTAALLVPLAACGSDDSKKDSAAKAATGAPKANLTVLAAASLTDVFRTAGAAYEKSHPGTRVTFSFAGSQELAAQVKQGAPADALVTADTKTMDGLGPDVGTPTVIAKNRLVIATVEGNPKKVDDLKDLADTELKVVLAAPEVPVGRYSQKILDAQKIDVKPVSQEPNVRAVLSKVELGEADAGLVYKTDAATATDKVDAVEIPDAQNAIAEYPAATLKTSRNSEAAAAFVKWLSTPEAQKILRDAGFQQP, from the coding sequence ATGTCGTACGCCTTCAACGGGCGCCGTACCGCCGCCGCCGTCCTGACCGCGGCTCTGCTCGTGCCGCTGGCCGCCTGTGGCAGCGACGACAGTAAGAAGGACAGCGCGGCGAAGGCCGCCACCGGCGCTCCCAAGGCCAACCTGACCGTGCTGGCCGCCGCTTCGCTCACTGACGTTTTCAGGACAGCCGGCGCCGCGTACGAGAAGTCCCATCCGGGCACCAGGGTGACCTTCTCCTTCGCCGGGTCCCAGGAGCTCGCCGCCCAGGTCAAGCAGGGCGCCCCCGCCGACGCGCTGGTCACCGCGGACACCAAGACCATGGACGGTCTGGGGCCGGACGTCGGCACGCCGACGGTCATCGCCAAGAACCGGCTGGTCATCGCCACCGTCGAGGGCAACCCGAAGAAGGTCGACGACCTCAAGGACCTCGCCGACACCGAGCTGAAGGTCGTCCTCGCCGCGCCCGAGGTCCCGGTCGGCCGCTACAGCCAGAAGATCCTGGACGCCCAGAAGATCGACGTGAAGCCGGTCTCGCAGGAGCCCAACGTCCGTGCCGTTCTCAGCAAGGTCGAGCTCGGTGAGGCCGACGCCGGTCTCGTCTACAAGACGGACGCCGCCACGGCCACCGACAAGGTCGACGCCGTCGAGATCCCCGACGCGCAGAACGCCATCGCCGAATACCCGGCAGCGACCCTGAAGACGTCCAGGAACAGTGAGGCCGCCGCCGCTTTCGTGAAGTGGCTGTCCACTCCCGAGGCGCAGAAGATCCTCCGGGACGCGGGCTTCCAGCAGCCGTAA
- a CDS encoding TOBE domain-containing protein — protein MQSYTIGQAARLLGVSPDTARRWADAGRVATHRDDSGRRLIDGRDLAAFSIEVAQGGTGEEDASYTSARNAFPGIVTAVKLGDVAAQVDIQAGPHRLVSLLTREAVEELGLEVGMQATARVKSTSVHIDRT, from the coding sequence ATGCAGTCCTACACAATCGGCCAGGCGGCGCGTCTGCTGGGCGTCAGCCCGGACACCGCTCGCCGCTGGGCCGACGCCGGCCGGGTCGCGACCCATCGCGACGACAGCGGCCGCAGGCTCATCGACGGCCGTGACCTGGCCGCCTTCTCCATCGAGGTCGCCCAGGGCGGCACCGGCGAGGAGGACGCCTCGTACACCTCGGCCCGTAACGCGTTCCCCGGCATCGTCACCGCGGTCAAGCTCGGGGACGTCGCCGCGCAGGTCGACATCCAGGCCGGCCCGCACCGGCTGGTCTCCCTGCTCACCAGGGAAGCCGTCGAGGAGCTGGGGCTGGAAGTCGGCATGCAGGCCACCGCCCGCGTGAAGTCGACCAGCGTGCACATCGACCGCACCTGA
- a CDS encoding TOBE domain-containing protein, with the protein MSLSMRNQIPGTVTAVTPGEVMATVKVRLIGGQDITAAITLEAVRELGIAEGSSVRTLVKSTEVSLATGPVEGLSIRNQIPGTITELTTGGAMASVKLEVVGGTLTAAITADAVADLGLFVGSSAVALIKSTEIALATD; encoded by the coding sequence ATGAGCCTGAGCATGCGCAATCAGATCCCCGGCACCGTCACAGCCGTCACCCCCGGCGAGGTCATGGCGACCGTCAAGGTCCGCCTGATCGGCGGCCAGGACATCACGGCCGCGATCACACTGGAGGCCGTCAGGGAGCTGGGCATCGCCGAGGGCTCCTCCGTACGCACGCTGGTCAAGTCGACCGAGGTGTCGCTGGCCACCGGGCCGGTCGAGGGCCTGAGCATCCGCAACCAGATCCCCGGGACGATCACCGAGCTCACCACCGGCGGCGCGATGGCGAGCGTCAAGCTGGAGGTCGTGGGCGGCACACTGACCGCCGCGATCACCGCGGACGCGGTCGCCGATCTGGGGCTCTTCGTGGGGTCGTCCGCCGTCGCTCTGATCAAGTCGACCGAGATCGCGCTCGCCACGGACTGA
- a CDS encoding L,D-transpeptidase family protein: MSATVLALSITLAGCGGIGAGTADDAGPAAVGAGDTSVPASGAFGTTQAMPRPTAPDTEASAASVPARLPGLGPRTLAEIPGNARQVVLVTGRGKNSPTSRVVLYNRTSAGWEPGETWPAHNALKGWTDNHVAGDLHSPIGVFTLTDAGGLLKDPGTKLPYDQSHGFTIGGKGFDGEPLKGSFDYVVAINYNRKTGTTPLDWTRPLGNDKGGGIWLHVDHDGPTHGCVSLTKKHMRELLLTLDPDQHPVIVMGDAESLKR; the protein is encoded by the coding sequence ATGTCGGCCACCGTCCTGGCCCTGTCCATAACTCTTGCCGGATGCGGGGGCATCGGCGCCGGGACAGCCGACGACGCCGGGCCGGCGGCCGTCGGTGCGGGGGACACGTCAGTCCCCGCGTCCGGCGCCTTCGGCACGACACAGGCCATGCCCCGGCCGACAGCCCCGGACACCGAAGCGTCCGCCGCATCGGTGCCTGCGCGGCTGCCGGGCCTGGGCCCGCGGACGCTGGCCGAGATCCCCGGCAACGCGCGGCAGGTTGTCCTGGTCACCGGCAGGGGCAAGAACTCCCCGACATCGCGGGTAGTGCTGTACAACCGCACAAGCGCGGGCTGGGAGCCAGGAGAAACCTGGCCCGCCCACAACGCTCTCAAGGGCTGGACGGACAACCACGTCGCCGGCGATCTCCACTCGCCCATCGGCGTGTTCACCCTCACCGATGCCGGCGGGCTGCTCAAGGATCCCGGTACCAAGCTGCCGTACGACCAGTCGCACGGCTTCACCATCGGCGGCAAGGGCTTCGATGGCGAGCCGCTGAAGGGCTCCTTCGACTACGTCGTCGCGATCAACTACAACCGCAAGACCGGAACCACCCCCCTCGACTGGACCCGCCCCCTCGGCAACGACAAGGGCGGCGGCATCTGGCTGCACGTCGACCACGACGGACCTACGCATGGCTGTGTGAGCCTCACGAAGAAGCACATGAGGGAACTCCTGCTCACGCTCGATCCCGACCAGCACCCGGTGATCGTCATGGGGGACGCCGAGTCGCTCAAACGCTGA
- a CDS encoding L,D-transpeptidase translates to MHRTRPAPALAVLSISICLLAGCSTGPADTNDRAKAPSSAARATATPRIHLNAADGQSDVSVRRGGRVTVEAGRITKVSLVTANGRVVRGKLSPDKKTWAPDAALDHGTAHRLTVVAAHEDGREDTKRIAFTTLAETDRFTGTFTPDNGATVGVGMPVSFTFDKAITDKKAVESAIEVSSSGKQPVVGHWFGAQRLDFRPQNYWKAHSTVTVRIGLDGVKGAQGAYGEQSRTIRFTVGRSQVSTVDASAHRMTVVRDGRTVKTVPITAGAKNSPTWNGRMVISEKLISTRMNGATVGFAGEYDIPDVPHAMRLSTSGTFIHGNYWGADSVFGRSNISHGCVGLNDARGGGDPGQDGAWFYDHSLVGDVVVVKNSDDKTIAPDNGLNGWNMPWNQWKAGSAL, encoded by the coding sequence ATGCACCGCACCCGCCCCGCCCCAGCCCTCGCTGTCCTGTCGATCTCGATATGCCTTCTGGCCGGATGCAGCACCGGGCCGGCAGACACGAACGACCGCGCGAAGGCGCCGTCGTCCGCCGCCAGGGCCACCGCCACGCCACGAATACACCTGAACGCCGCCGACGGACAGAGCGATGTCTCCGTCAGACGCGGCGGCCGCGTCACGGTCGAGGCGGGCAGGATCACCAAGGTGTCCCTCGTCACCGCGAACGGCCGGGTGGTGCGCGGCAAACTCTCCCCGGACAAGAAGACCTGGGCACCCGATGCCGCCCTCGACCACGGCACCGCCCACCGGCTGACCGTGGTGGCTGCCCACGAGGACGGACGCGAGGACACGAAGCGGATCGCGTTCACGACACTCGCCGAAACCGACCGCTTCACCGGCACGTTCACCCCGGACAACGGAGCCACGGTCGGGGTGGGGATGCCGGTCTCGTTCACCTTCGACAAGGCGATCACGGACAAGAAGGCCGTCGAGTCCGCCATCGAGGTCAGTTCCAGCGGCAAACAGCCCGTCGTCGGCCACTGGTTCGGCGCGCAGCGCCTCGATTTCCGTCCACAGAACTACTGGAAGGCCCACTCCACCGTCACTGTCAGGATCGGCCTCGACGGAGTCAAGGGCGCCCAGGGCGCGTATGGCGAACAGAGCAGGACCATCCGGTTCACCGTCGGCCGCAGTCAGGTCTCCACCGTGGACGCCTCCGCGCACCGGATGACGGTCGTCCGCGACGGCAGGACCGTGAAGACCGTCCCCATCACGGCGGGCGCCAAGAACTCGCCCACGTGGAACGGCCGGATGGTGATATCGGAGAAGCTGATCAGCACGCGAATGAACGGAGCCACGGTGGGCTTCGCCGGCGAGTACGACATCCCCGACGTCCCGCACGCCATGCGCCTGTCCACCTCGGGCACGTTCATCCACGGCAACTACTGGGGCGCGGACTCGGTGTTCGGCCGGTCCAACATCAGCCACGGCTGCGTGGGGCTGAACGACGCCCGGGGCGGCGGCGACCCCGGTCAGGACGGCGCCTGGTTCTACGACCACTCCCTCGTCGGTGACGTGGTCGTGGTGAAGAACTCGGACGACAAGACGATTGCCCCTGACAACGGCCTCAACGGCTGGAACATGCCGTGGAACCAGTGGAAGGCGGGCTCCGCACTCTGA
- a CDS encoding response regulator transcription factor: MCAHILVAEDDEMQARLIHRLLLQEGHTAVVVHDGRAAIDEAKSRRPDLVVLDLMLPRVDGFGVCRVLRQDGDIPVLMLTASSTEDDVLLGLELGADDYMTKPYSPRELMARIRTVLRRALRPAEQSPLLRAGCITVDPVRHLVTCDGIPVTCTPGEFAILHAMTAEPDRVFSRRQLLEHTRGHDRASTERAIDVHIMNLRKKIEPDPRRPVRLLTVFGVGYKLVGGHDS, translated from the coding sequence GTGTGCGCACATATTCTGGTGGCGGAAGACGACGAAATGCAGGCCAGGCTCATACACCGGCTGCTGCTTCAAGAGGGGCACACCGCCGTCGTGGTCCACGACGGCCGGGCCGCGATCGACGAGGCCAAGAGCCGCAGACCCGACCTGGTCGTCCTGGACCTGATGCTGCCCAGGGTCGACGGTTTCGGCGTGTGCCGCGTGCTGCGCCAGGACGGGGACATACCCGTCCTCATGCTCACCGCCAGCTCCACCGAGGACGACGTACTGCTCGGCCTCGAACTCGGCGCGGACGACTACATGACCAAGCCGTACAGCCCACGGGAGCTGATGGCCCGTATACGCACCGTGCTGCGCCGTGCCCTCCGCCCCGCCGAGCAGTCGCCTCTGCTGCGCGCAGGCTGCATCACCGTCGATCCCGTACGGCACCTGGTGACCTGTGACGGCATCCCCGTCACGTGCACCCCCGGCGAATTCGCCATCCTCCACGCCATGACCGCGGAACCCGACCGGGTGTTCTCACGCCGTCAACTGCTGGAGCACACCCGTGGCCACGACCGTGCCTCAACCGAACGCGCCATCGACGTACACATCATGAACCTGCGCAAGAAGATCGAACCCGACCCGCGCAGACCCGTCCGGCTGCTGACGGTCTTCGGCGTCGGCTACAAACTCGTCGGCGGCCATGACTCCTAG
- a CDS encoding sensor histidine kinase yields MTPSPRIPWRKSLSVRLLFTSMAIAAVSVGATAWLAVETTTRAIQEERGQVLSDDTDILRQLGGFAATHADWDGVQTLVRTLSRTTDRRIALTTETGLTIADSAAPGTALPARASATVEPLNTDTYTEPGAQLAGIDPRAVGPYLLPPAERAQVKTLAEKRLACMRRYGSDGSSSQSPSGRTVVTSDGGEATVPLQCADGELNTPTRTEMKALDELNALIVSCPDLEQGKGTPLAGAGIDLIPGFDTPASDSGRPLGQTQSCVDSARRTQLDPYVAPRARLFLGSLGRQPTGFNLSPANKAKIVGVTGLVLAVTVAMTAVVAIRLVRPLRALTAAAQQPPQRHARVAVTTKDETGYLAAAFNDLTARREQLEAQRKAMVSDIAHELRTPLTNIRGWLEVTRDGLLPPDPDLIASLHDEALLLQHIIDDLQDLAAVDAGTLRLHREPVGVDELVAQVVSAHRSRAEAAGIRLRTRTTPGLWLDADPVRMRQALGNLVANALRHTPADGTVTLTARQAGDLAVLTVEDTGGGIAPEDLPHVFERFWRAEKSRSRRTGGSGLGLSIVRQLVEAHGGTVTADSPPGAGAAFTVRLPLGPEPDSLSP; encoded by the coding sequence ATGACTCCTAGTCCTCGTATTCCCTGGCGTAAGAGCCTTTCGGTGCGGCTGCTGTTCACTTCCATGGCCATCGCCGCCGTCTCCGTGGGTGCCACGGCATGGCTGGCCGTGGAGACCACCACGCGTGCCATCCAGGAGGAGCGCGGTCAGGTGCTCTCCGACGACACCGACATCCTGCGGCAGCTCGGCGGTTTCGCCGCGACCCACGCCGACTGGGACGGCGTACAGACCTTGGTGCGCACGCTGTCACGCACCACGGACCGGCGCATCGCCCTGACGACCGAGACCGGGCTCACCATCGCCGACTCCGCCGCCCCGGGTACCGCCCTGCCCGCCCGCGCCTCGGCCACCGTCGAACCGCTGAACACGGACACGTACACCGAACCGGGAGCCCAGCTCGCCGGGATCGACCCACGGGCGGTGGGACCGTATCTGCTCCCCCCGGCCGAACGGGCACAGGTAAAGACGCTCGCCGAGAAGCGTCTGGCGTGCATGCGGCGGTACGGAAGCGACGGCAGCAGCAGCCAAAGCCCCAGCGGCCGCACAGTGGTTACGTCCGACGGCGGGGAGGCAACCGTGCCGCTGCAGTGCGCCGACGGAGAACTCAACACCCCCACACGCACCGAGATGAAGGCGCTGGACGAACTCAACGCCCTGATCGTGTCCTGCCCCGATCTCGAGCAGGGGAAAGGAACCCCGCTGGCCGGAGCCGGCATCGACTTGATTCCCGGCTTCGACACCCCGGCGAGCGACAGCGGCCGCCCGCTCGGTCAGACGCAGAGCTGCGTCGACAGTGCGCGCCGCACACAACTCGACCCGTACGTCGCCCCGAGGGCCAGACTCTTTCTGGGCAGCCTGGGCCGGCAGCCCACAGGTTTCAACCTCTCCCCCGCCAACAAAGCCAAGATCGTCGGCGTCACGGGTCTCGTCCTGGCGGTCACCGTCGCCATGACCGCAGTCGTCGCGATCCGCCTCGTCCGTCCCCTGCGAGCCCTGACGGCCGCGGCTCAGCAGCCACCGCAGCGGCACGCGCGCGTAGCCGTCACCACCAAGGACGAGACCGGCTATCTGGCGGCCGCCTTCAACGATCTCACCGCGCGCCGCGAACAGCTGGAAGCCCAGCGCAAGGCCATGGTCAGCGACATCGCCCACGAGTTGCGGACCCCGCTGACCAATATCCGCGGCTGGCTCGAAGTCACCCGCGACGGGCTGCTTCCCCCGGACCCGGATCTCATCGCTTCCCTGCACGACGAGGCCCTGCTGCTGCAGCACATCATCGACGATCTGCAGGATCTCGCCGCCGTCGACGCCGGCACCCTGAGGCTGCACCGCGAGCCTGTGGGCGTGGACGAACTCGTCGCTCAGGTGGTGTCGGCGCATCGCAGCCGGGCCGAGGCCGCGGGCATCCGCCTGCGCACCCGCACCACTCCCGGCCTCTGGCTGGACGCCGACCCGGTGAGGATGCGCCAGGCCCTGGGCAATCTCGTCGCCAACGCGCTCCGGCACACCCCCGCGGACGGCACGGTCACCCTCACCGCCCGGCAGGCCGGTGACCTGGCCGTCCTCACGGTGGAGGACACAGGAGGCGGCATCGCCCCCGAGGACCTGCCCCATGTCTTCGAGCGTTTCTGGCGGGCCGAGAAGTCCCGCAGCAGACGCACCGGCGGCAGCGGACTGGGTCTGTCCATCGTCCGCCAGCTCGTCGAGGCGCACGGCGGAACCGTCACCGCTGACAGCCCGCCCGGCGCCGGGGCGGCTTTCACCGTCCGGCTTCCCCTCGGACCGGAGCCGGACAGCCTGTCGCCATGA
- a CDS encoding GntR family transcriptional regulator — protein MKEIEFRIDRRSGTAAYQQIILQTKQALRLGVLLPGDRLPTAKEVAETSAVNPNTTLKAYRELEREGLVEPRPGLGTFVRRSLAQPQAAADSPLRGELVAWMDRARAAGLEPDDVTALVASVLEERYAEGAATAGSSHSRESEELK, from the coding sequence GTGAAGGAGATCGAGTTCCGTATCGACAGACGCAGCGGGACCGCCGCCTACCAGCAGATCATCCTGCAGACCAAGCAGGCTCTGCGGCTTGGCGTTCTCCTGCCCGGTGACCGGCTGCCGACGGCCAAGGAGGTCGCGGAGACCAGCGCGGTCAACCCGAACACGACCCTCAAGGCCTACCGGGAGCTGGAGCGGGAGGGACTGGTCGAACCGCGCCCCGGCCTGGGGACGTTCGTACGCCGGTCACTGGCCCAGCCTCAGGCTGCCGCCGACTCCCCGCTGCGCGGAGAGCTGGTGGCGTGGATGGACCGGGCCCGCGCGGCGGGTCTCGAGCCGGACGACGTGACTGCCCTGGTCGCGTCGGTCCTGGAGGAGCGGTACGCAGAGGGCGCGGCGACCGCCGGAAGCAGTCACAGCCGTGAGAGCGAGGAGCTCAAGTGA
- a CDS encoding ABC transporter ATP-binding protein yields the protein MSTVIGNGGFAEESAIEAYGLGKRYRRGWALKDCSFRLPAGRICGLVGPNGAGKTTLMGTAVNLLKPTTGTVRVFGAAPGSEEANRRTAFLAQEKPLFRRFTVAEILRLGRELNPRWDQKTAEEIVRSGNVPFTARIGTLSGGQRTRVAFALAFGRRPDLLILDEPMSDLDPLVRHELMSVLMAEAAEHGTTVLMSTHMLADLENICDYLIVIASGGVRLAGEVEDLLTAHTLLTGAHTGEGVPQDLARHTVVESRVSGRQVTALVRPDGPVAGTWQACTPNLEEILLAYLRSPDTPPLISPSAQVDPKAAAA from the coding sequence GTGAGTACGGTCATAGGCAATGGGGGGTTCGCGGAGGAATCCGCGATCGAGGCGTACGGCCTGGGGAAGCGGTACCGGCGCGGCTGGGCGCTCAAGGACTGCTCGTTCCGGCTGCCGGCCGGGCGGATCTGCGGGCTCGTCGGCCCGAACGGCGCGGGCAAGACCACGCTGATGGGGACGGCGGTGAACCTGCTGAAGCCGACGACGGGCACCGTCCGGGTGTTCGGCGCGGCCCCGGGGTCTGAGGAGGCCAACCGGCGCACCGCCTTCCTCGCCCAGGAGAAGCCGCTGTTCCGGCGGTTCACCGTCGCCGAGATCCTGCGCCTGGGCCGGGAGTTGAACCCCCGCTGGGACCAGAAGACCGCCGAGGAGATCGTCCGTTCCGGCAATGTGCCCTTCACCGCGCGGATCGGCACTCTCTCCGGCGGCCAGCGCACCCGTGTGGCCTTCGCCCTCGCCTTCGGCAGGCGTCCCGACCTGCTCATCCTCGACGAGCCCATGTCCGACCTCGACCCGCTGGTACGCCACGAACTCATGTCCGTCCTCATGGCCGAGGCCGCCGAGCACGGCACCACCGTACTGATGTCCACCCACATGCTCGCCGACCTGGAGAACATCTGCGACTACCTCATCGTCATCGCCTCGGGCGGTGTCCGCCTGGCCGGCGAGGTCGAAGACCTCCTCACCGCCCACACCCTGCTCACCGGGGCCCACACGGGTGAGGGCGTCCCCCAGGACCTCGCTCGGCACACCGTCGTCGAATCCCGCGTCAGCGGTCGGCAGGTCACCGCACTCGTCCGACCCGACGGACCCGTCGCCGGCACCTGGCAGGCCTGCACCCCCAACCTCGAAGAGATCCTCCTCGCCTACCTCCGCTCCCCCGACACACCACCCCTGATCAGCCCCAGCGCCCAGGTCGACCCGAAGGCGGCAGCAGCATGA
- a CDS encoding ABC transporter permease, with protein MSTTTTAHAPASAPSRRGPRLSGLTWLVWRQHRAAFWTGLAVTAAGIAWFAYQRASMMDYLNGIGWPNPKSPDLPAGFETYGSLLSNTSSALGFLMPVLVGVFLGAPLIANDLEHGTGKLVTSQTVSRGRWLAMKLGMAVLVVTVCTAALSAAFGWWLEPVSKEDRELYWVVGSATGPVPMALSLLATVAGVAIGMVLRRTLLSMVVTFGFAVTVQLVWAFRWMDLGNVVTVTTHDGAGDGTFPQLPEAAYDTDQSYLTGSGELLDHGSCAKETEQAINACLNDNDIVGWSVDYLPPSELSPMMWTGSAILLALTAAVAVFIFWWGRKRLY; from the coding sequence ATGAGCACCACGACCACCGCCCACGCCCCGGCCTCCGCACCCTCCCGCCGCGGCCCGCGGCTCAGCGGCCTGACCTGGCTGGTCTGGCGCCAGCACCGAGCCGCGTTCTGGACCGGGCTCGCCGTCACCGCCGCGGGCATCGCATGGTTCGCCTACCAGCGCGCGAGCATGATGGACTACCTCAACGGGATCGGCTGGCCCAACCCGAAGTCGCCGGACTTGCCGGCCGGCTTCGAGACATACGGATCCCTGCTGTCCAACACCTCGTCCGCACTCGGCTTCCTCATGCCCGTCCTGGTGGGCGTTTTCCTGGGCGCCCCGCTGATCGCGAACGACCTGGAGCACGGCACCGGCAAGCTCGTCACGTCGCAGACGGTGAGCCGCGGCCGCTGGCTCGCCATGAAGCTCGGCATGGCCGTGCTCGTGGTCACGGTGTGCACCGCGGCGCTCTCCGCCGCGTTCGGCTGGTGGTTGGAACCGGTCAGCAAGGAGGACAGGGAACTCTACTGGGTGGTGGGCAGCGCCACGGGCCCGGTGCCGATGGCGCTCAGCCTGCTCGCAACGGTCGCAGGTGTGGCGATCGGCATGGTCCTGCGCCGCACGCTGCTGTCCATGGTGGTCACCTTCGGCTTCGCCGTCACGGTGCAGCTCGTCTGGGCCTTTCGCTGGATGGATCTCGGCAACGTGGTCACGGTCACCACGCATGACGGCGCCGGCGACGGCACGTTCCCGCAGCTGCCCGAAGCCGCCTATGACACGGACCAGTCCTACCTCACCGGCTCTGGAGAGCTCCTCGACCATGGCAGCTGCGCCAAGGAGACCGAGCAGGCGATCAACGCGTGCCTGAACGACAACGACATCGTCGGCTGGTCGGTGGACTACCTGCCCCCCTCGGAGTTGTCCCCCATGATGTGGACCGGGTCCGCGATCCTGCTCGCCCTCACGGCCGCCGTCGCGGTGTTCATCTTCTGGTGGGGCCGCAAGCGGCTGTACTAG